CTCTTTGAAATCAAGAGAGTTAGAAGAATTACTTCGTTTTCAGGTAATGAGTTGGCAACCGTTCTAATTGCCGTGGTCTGCATCGCTTTGCTTGTTTGGGAAACTCTTACGGTACAAAGGTATGAAAAATATTCAGACTGAAAGGATCATTCCAAAAATTATTTTAGTCAGAATATTGAGCATTCATCCTTATGCAGTCTTGGTTGGAAGCAATTAACGAACAAGGAAGCCACGGTAAAGGCAACTCCTACTCCTACCACGCCTGCCCATCCGTAATGTTGCCAAAACAGACCTGAAACGAACGTACCAGCAGAACCGCCCAAGAAGTAAATGGTCATATAAACGGTATTGACACGATTGATGGCAGATGCGTCAAGGGCGACTACGCTGGTCTGATTTGACAAATGGATGCATTGCATACCGGCATCAATCAACAGGATGGCAACTATCATCCACAAGTAGCTGTCATTTCCAAAAAATGCCAACAACCATGCAGCCAAGATAACACATCCCCCGACAATGGAGAAGAACCTTACGCCGTACTTCTGGATATAGCCGCTAATGAATACAACCGTAGACGCACCTGCCAATCCGCACAAACCGAGTGCCCCGATAATATCGTCATCCGCAAAGAATGGCTCTTGCTTCATCCGGAAAGCAAGGCAACTCCACAACGCAAAGAACGAGCCATAAGCCAATGCCGCCCTCAGCGACGCGATACGCAAGTACGGGTATTGGGAGAGCAGACGCAACAAGGATTTCATCAGCCCTGCATAACTTTCTTGAGAGCGGGCAGACAGCACGGGCAGCATCTTGTAAATCATCAGAAAACATCCGAGCATAAACACGCAAGCCACGAAATAGACGGAACGCCATCCCCACACATCAGCCAGAAAGCCACTGAACACCCGCGAGCCGAGAATGCCTATGAGCAAGCAGGATTGTATAATGCCCACATTGCGCACCTTGTGTGCAGGTGCTGAATGGTAAGACACCAACGGGATGAAGAACTGCGGCATGACCGAAGATGCGCCGGCAAGCAAGGATGCGCCCCACACCCAATAGATGTTCGGGGCAAGGGATATGGCAAGCAAGGCGCACGCAGAAACGATATAATTGGTCAATATCAGCTTCTTTCGTGAAACCAGATCACCAAGCGGGATGACAAATACAAGTCCGGTCACATAGCCTATCTGGGTCAATGTCGCTACCATGCTGGCAGAAAAGTCGTTTACCGCGAAGTCTTTTGCCATGCTGCCCAACAAAGGCTGGTTGTAGTAGCAGTTGGCGACGGAAAGTCCGGTAGCGACCGCCATCAGAGCCAGCAGAGGTGCCGGAATGCCTTGGTTCTCCCTCAATTCATACTTCATCGGTCGCCTCCTTTCAGTATGACACGACTTTCAATCCTATCAAGGAAGCAATGAGCGTGAACAGGAAGAAAAGCCGGATGGGAGTGGCAGGTTCCTTGAAAACGAATATTCCTATCAAGACCGTGCCGACCGCCCCGATGCCTGTCCAGATGGCGTATGCCGTACCCAAAGGCAACGTCTGCACCGCCTTGGCAAGCAAAGCCATGCTCAGTATGGTGGAAGCAAGGAACCCGCTTCCCCACAGATAGAATCCAATACCCGATGCCGCCCTCGTTTTCCCCAAGCAGAATGTAAGGCTTACTTCAAACAATCCTGCCAACAATAAGATTATCCAATTCATACCTATGATTTATTAAATTCGGGCGCAAAAGTAAGCAAGTAATCCCTAACAGCTTTTTACATTTGGCAAAAACCGATTTTGCATTTGACAAAAAGCAACCGTTCATTCTCGTTTCTATGTGCTATTTTATAATTTTGCACACCGAATACAACAATGCGCTATGGATATAAAGGAAA
Above is a window of Candidatus Caccoplasma merdavium DNA encoding:
- a CDS encoding MFS transporter, with the translated sequence MKYELRENQGIPAPLLALMAVATGLSVANCYYNQPLLGSMAKDFAVNDFSASMVATLTQIGYVTGLVFVIPLGDLVSRKKLILTNYIVSACALLAISLAPNIYWVWGASLLAGASSVMPQFFIPLVSYHSAPAHKVRNVGIIQSCLLIGILGSRVFSGFLADVWGWRSVYFVACVFMLGCFLMIYKMLPVLSARSQESYAGLMKSLLRLLSQYPYLRIASLRAALAYGSFFALWSCLAFRMKQEPFFADDDIIGALGLCGLAGASTVVFISGYIQKYGVRFFSIVGGCVILAAWLLAFFGNDSYLWMIVAILLIDAGMQCIHLSNQTSVVALDASAINRVNTVYMTIYFLGGSAGTFVSGLFWQHYGWAGVVGVGVAFTVASLFVNCFQPRLHKDECSIF
- a CDS encoding multidrug efflux SMR transporter translates to MNWIILLLAGLFEVSLTFCLGKTRAASGIGFYLWGSGFLASTILSMALLAKAVQTLPLGTAYAIWTGIGAVGTVLIGIFVFKEPATPIRLFFLFTLIASLIGLKVVSY